In Aphelocoma coerulescens isolate FSJ_1873_10779 chromosome 23, UR_Acoe_1.0, whole genome shotgun sequence, a genomic segment contains:
- the IFNLR1 gene encoding interferon lambda receptor 1 isoform X3 — MKMDQGKAFITSGKFCFAECGWRVGTLMALSLLQQAQGHVQLFPPQNVTLLSKDFAMILTWAPGEGSPPDVNYTVSQDRPEKWMKVPHCKNIPRTFCNLTCALSNFYVKVRARVKAVWGQFQSPWVKSQFKDYYSDVELAPPVLNLNVKENFIHVSASFPLPTCVENLTWKYDLNLWEAGSEDKKEYDGCFRKDTVTINTTALRGNYCFSARALYESIDLKHSEFSQPVCVLLNHKAVEWKFPLLVVILLFVLPIFVASPFICSLVKHEAKKKKMPQVLDFSQFKAAGPTFHLELSEKEFCGDDLSCMEKPIPQRRTNRALGGHHLPWMASFPSSSSSSSSSSEDEEEEDSSAFIPYNEMPRYPKRLRSCQPPPAAQGETSLDSGSEGLSVDSESVLDLSALGFTLFAERRGEVDTSGSQANEETSLYHCSSLERIPLTEVRFPGASEHGQDDGNREKLGMTPLHPLLGGTCAEPDEHHPHRKAPHFSRDYQKPISDLQLQMDSGSQPGEDPSSQLLIPLWTLQVAEDEGIASDCGSDNFMEGTPPESTVLSDAFETSNTEGKYDPKFQFPGYEHSHYLGRI; from the exons GTCATGTTCAACTTTTCCCTCCTCAAAATGTGACACTGCTTTCAAAGGATTTTGCCATGATTTTGACCTGggctccaggggaaggctctcCCCCAGATGTGAACTACACAGTGAG CCAGGATCGCCCAGAAAAATGGATGAAGGTTCCTCATTGCAAAAACATTCCCAGAACCTTCTGCAACCTGACTTGTGCCCTCTCCAACTTCTACGTTAAAGTCCGGGCTCGGGTGAAGGCGGTTTGGGGACAATTCCAGTCGCCGTGGGTGAAATCCCAGTTCAAGGATTACTACTCAGATG TGGAACTGGCTCCCCCTGTGCTGAACCTGAATGTCAAGGAGAATTTCATCCATGTGAgtgcctccttccctctgcccacCTGTGTGGAGAACCTCACTTGGAAGTACGACCTTAACCTCTGGGAAGCGGGATCTGAAGACAAG AAGGAATATGATGGTTGCTTCAGGAAGGACACAGTGACCATCAACACCACTGCTCTCCGAGGCAATTACTGCTTCAGTGCCAGGGCTCTCTACGAAAGCATTGACTTGAAGCACAGCGAATTCTCCCAGCCTGTGTGTGTGCTACTAAACCACAAAG CAGTGGAGTGGAAGTTCCCACTTCTGGTCGTGATCCTTCTGTTTGTCCTCCCCATCTTTGTGGCCAGTCCCTTCATCTGCAGCCTGGTGAAACACGAGGCCAAGAAAAAGAAGATGCCTCAGGTTTTG GATTTCTCTCAATTTAAAGCTGCAGGACCAACCTTCCACTTGGAGCTCAGTGAAAAGGAATTCTGCGGTGATGATCTGAGCTGCATGGAGAAGCCAATCCCACAGAGGAGGACAAACAGAGCTTTAGGAGGACATCACCTGCCATGGATGGCTTCTTtcccatcatcatcatcgtcgtcatcatcatcatcagaggatgaggaggaagaagacaGCAGCGCTTTCATCCCATACAATGAAATGCCTCGGTATCCAAAGAGACTTCGCAGCTGTCAGCCACCCCCAGCAGCTCAGGGGGAAACCAGCTTGGATTCAGGATCTGAAGGTCTCTCTGTGGACAGTGAATCTGTGCTTGACCTCAGTGCCCTGGGTTTCACTCTCTTTGCAGAGAGGAGGGGTGAGGTGGACACCTCGGGATCCCAGGCAAACGAGGAGACATCCCTTTATCACTGTTCCTCTTTGGAAAGAATACCCCTCACTGAGGTGAGATTCCCAGGTGCCAGTGAGCATGGACAGGATGATGGAAacagggaaaagctgggaatgaCCCCCCTTCACCCCCTGCTGGGAGGGACTTGTGCTGAACCCGACGAGCACCACCCCCACAGAAAGGCTCCTCATTTCTCCAGGGATTACCAGAAACCCATCTCTGATCTGCAGCTCCAGATGGACTCGGGATCGCAGCCCGGAGAGGATCCCAGCAGCCAGCTGCTCATCCCCTTGTGGACACTGCAGGTGGCAGAGGATGAAGGCATTGCAAGTGACTGTGGCAGTGACAATTTTATGGAAGGGACACCGCCCGAATCCACGGTGCTGAGTGACGCCTTTGAGACTTCAAATACAGAGGGAAAATACGACCCAAAGTTTCAATTCCCAGGCTACGAGCACTCACATTACTTGGGAAGGATCTAA
- the IFNLR1 gene encoding interferon lambda receptor 1 isoform X2, with translation MKMDQGKAFITSGKFCFAECGWRVGTLMALSLLQQAQGHVQLFPPQNVTLLSKDFAMILTWAPGEGSPPDVNYTVRYESQDRPEKWMKVPHCKNIPRTFCNLTCALSNFYVKVRARVKAVWGQFQSPWVKSQFKDYYSDVELAPPVLNLNVKENFIHVSASFPLPTCVENLTWKYDLNLWEAGSEDKKEYDGCFRKDTVTINTTALRGNYCFSARALYESIDLKHSEFSQPVCVLLNHKAVEWKFPLLVVILLFVLPIFVASPFICSLVKHEAKKKKMPQDFSQFKAAGPTFHLELSEKEFCGDDLSCMEKPIPQRRTNRALGGHHLPWMASFPSSSSSSSSSSEDEEEEDSSAFIPYNEMPRYPKRLRSCQPPPAAQGETSLDSGSEGLSVDSESVLDLSALGFTLFAERRGEVDTSGSQANEETSLYHCSSLERIPLTEVRFPGASEHGQDDGNREKLGMTPLHPLLGGTCAEPDEHHPHRKAPHFSRDYQKPISDLQLQMDSGSQPGEDPSSQLLIPLWTLQVAEDEGIASDCGSDNFMEGTPPESTVLSDAFETSNTEGKYDPKFQFPGYEHSHYLGRI, from the exons GTCATGTTCAACTTTTCCCTCCTCAAAATGTGACACTGCTTTCAAAGGATTTTGCCATGATTTTGACCTGggctccaggggaaggctctcCCCCAGATGTGAACTACACAGTGAGGTATGAAAG CCAGGATCGCCCAGAAAAATGGATGAAGGTTCCTCATTGCAAAAACATTCCCAGAACCTTCTGCAACCTGACTTGTGCCCTCTCCAACTTCTACGTTAAAGTCCGGGCTCGGGTGAAGGCGGTTTGGGGACAATTCCAGTCGCCGTGGGTGAAATCCCAGTTCAAGGATTACTACTCAGATG TGGAACTGGCTCCCCCTGTGCTGAACCTGAATGTCAAGGAGAATTTCATCCATGTGAgtgcctccttccctctgcccacCTGTGTGGAGAACCTCACTTGGAAGTACGACCTTAACCTCTGGGAAGCGGGATCTGAAGACAAG AAGGAATATGATGGTTGCTTCAGGAAGGACACAGTGACCATCAACACCACTGCTCTCCGAGGCAATTACTGCTTCAGTGCCAGGGCTCTCTACGAAAGCATTGACTTGAAGCACAGCGAATTCTCCCAGCCTGTGTGTGTGCTACTAAACCACAAAG CAGTGGAGTGGAAGTTCCCACTTCTGGTCGTGATCCTTCTGTTTGTCCTCCCCATCTTTGTGGCCAGTCCCTTCATCTGCAGCCTGGTGAAACACGAGGCCAAGAAAAAGAAGATGCCTCAG GATTTCTCTCAATTTAAAGCTGCAGGACCAACCTTCCACTTGGAGCTCAGTGAAAAGGAATTCTGCGGTGATGATCTGAGCTGCATGGAGAAGCCAATCCCACAGAGGAGGACAAACAGAGCTTTAGGAGGACATCACCTGCCATGGATGGCTTCTTtcccatcatcatcatcgtcgtcatcatcatcatcagaggatgaggaggaagaagacaGCAGCGCTTTCATCCCATACAATGAAATGCCTCGGTATCCAAAGAGACTTCGCAGCTGTCAGCCACCCCCAGCAGCTCAGGGGGAAACCAGCTTGGATTCAGGATCTGAAGGTCTCTCTGTGGACAGTGAATCTGTGCTTGACCTCAGTGCCCTGGGTTTCACTCTCTTTGCAGAGAGGAGGGGTGAGGTGGACACCTCGGGATCCCAGGCAAACGAGGAGACATCCCTTTATCACTGTTCCTCTTTGGAAAGAATACCCCTCACTGAGGTGAGATTCCCAGGTGCCAGTGAGCATGGACAGGATGATGGAAacagggaaaagctgggaatgaCCCCCCTTCACCCCCTGCTGGGAGGGACTTGTGCTGAACCCGACGAGCACCACCCCCACAGAAAGGCTCCTCATTTCTCCAGGGATTACCAGAAACCCATCTCTGATCTGCAGCTCCAGATGGACTCGGGATCGCAGCCCGGAGAGGATCCCAGCAGCCAGCTGCTCATCCCCTTGTGGACACTGCAGGTGGCAGAGGATGAAGGCATTGCAAGTGACTGTGGCAGTGACAATTTTATGGAAGGGACACCGCCCGAATCCACGGTGCTGAGTGACGCCTTTGAGACTTCAAATACAGAGGGAAAATACGACCCAAAGTTTCAATTCCCAGGCTACGAGCACTCACATTACTTGGGAAGGATCTAA
- the IFNLR1 gene encoding interferon lambda receptor 1 isoform X1 produces the protein MKMDQGKAFITSGKFCFAECGWRVGTLMALSLLQQAQGHVQLFPPQNVTLLSKDFAMILTWAPGEGSPPDVNYTVRYESQDRPEKWMKVPHCKNIPRTFCNLTCALSNFYVKVRARVKAVWGQFQSPWVKSQFKDYYSDVELAPPVLNLNVKENFIHVSASFPLPTCVENLTWKYDLNLWEAGSEDKKEYDGCFRKDTVTINTTALRGNYCFSARALYESIDLKHSEFSQPVCVLLNHKAVEWKFPLLVVILLFVLPIFVASPFICSLVKHEAKKKKMPQVLDFSQFKAAGPTFHLELSEKEFCGDDLSCMEKPIPQRRTNRALGGHHLPWMASFPSSSSSSSSSSEDEEEEDSSAFIPYNEMPRYPKRLRSCQPPPAAQGETSLDSGSEGLSVDSESVLDLSALGFTLFAERRGEVDTSGSQANEETSLYHCSSLERIPLTEVRFPGASEHGQDDGNREKLGMTPLHPLLGGTCAEPDEHHPHRKAPHFSRDYQKPISDLQLQMDSGSQPGEDPSSQLLIPLWTLQVAEDEGIASDCGSDNFMEGTPPESTVLSDAFETSNTEGKYDPKFQFPGYEHSHYLGRI, from the exons GTCATGTTCAACTTTTCCCTCCTCAAAATGTGACACTGCTTTCAAAGGATTTTGCCATGATTTTGACCTGggctccaggggaaggctctcCCCCAGATGTGAACTACACAGTGAGGTATGAAAG CCAGGATCGCCCAGAAAAATGGATGAAGGTTCCTCATTGCAAAAACATTCCCAGAACCTTCTGCAACCTGACTTGTGCCCTCTCCAACTTCTACGTTAAAGTCCGGGCTCGGGTGAAGGCGGTTTGGGGACAATTCCAGTCGCCGTGGGTGAAATCCCAGTTCAAGGATTACTACTCAGATG TGGAACTGGCTCCCCCTGTGCTGAACCTGAATGTCAAGGAGAATTTCATCCATGTGAgtgcctccttccctctgcccacCTGTGTGGAGAACCTCACTTGGAAGTACGACCTTAACCTCTGGGAAGCGGGATCTGAAGACAAG AAGGAATATGATGGTTGCTTCAGGAAGGACACAGTGACCATCAACACCACTGCTCTCCGAGGCAATTACTGCTTCAGTGCCAGGGCTCTCTACGAAAGCATTGACTTGAAGCACAGCGAATTCTCCCAGCCTGTGTGTGTGCTACTAAACCACAAAG CAGTGGAGTGGAAGTTCCCACTTCTGGTCGTGATCCTTCTGTTTGTCCTCCCCATCTTTGTGGCCAGTCCCTTCATCTGCAGCCTGGTGAAACACGAGGCCAAGAAAAAGAAGATGCCTCAGGTTTTG GATTTCTCTCAATTTAAAGCTGCAGGACCAACCTTCCACTTGGAGCTCAGTGAAAAGGAATTCTGCGGTGATGATCTGAGCTGCATGGAGAAGCCAATCCCACAGAGGAGGACAAACAGAGCTTTAGGAGGACATCACCTGCCATGGATGGCTTCTTtcccatcatcatcatcgtcgtcatcatcatcatcagaggatgaggaggaagaagacaGCAGCGCTTTCATCCCATACAATGAAATGCCTCGGTATCCAAAGAGACTTCGCAGCTGTCAGCCACCCCCAGCAGCTCAGGGGGAAACCAGCTTGGATTCAGGATCTGAAGGTCTCTCTGTGGACAGTGAATCTGTGCTTGACCTCAGTGCCCTGGGTTTCACTCTCTTTGCAGAGAGGAGGGGTGAGGTGGACACCTCGGGATCCCAGGCAAACGAGGAGACATCCCTTTATCACTGTTCCTCTTTGGAAAGAATACCCCTCACTGAGGTGAGATTCCCAGGTGCCAGTGAGCATGGACAGGATGATGGAAacagggaaaagctgggaatgaCCCCCCTTCACCCCCTGCTGGGAGGGACTTGTGCTGAACCCGACGAGCACCACCCCCACAGAAAGGCTCCTCATTTCTCCAGGGATTACCAGAAACCCATCTCTGATCTGCAGCTCCAGATGGACTCGGGATCGCAGCCCGGAGAGGATCCCAGCAGCCAGCTGCTCATCCCCTTGTGGACACTGCAGGTGGCAGAGGATGAAGGCATTGCAAGTGACTGTGGCAGTGACAATTTTATGGAAGGGACACCGCCCGAATCCACGGTGCTGAGTGACGCCTTTGAGACTTCAAATACAGAGGGAAAATACGACCCAAAGTTTCAATTCCCAGGCTACGAGCACTCACATTACTTGGGAAGGATCTAA